One Streptomyces sp. NBC_01237 genomic region harbors:
- a CDS encoding ribonuclease J — protein MSHPHPELGTPPKLPKNGLRVTPLGGLGEIGRNMTVFEYGGRLLIVDCGVLFPEEEQPGIDLILPDFTTIRDRLDDVEGIVLTHGHEDHIGGVPYLLRLKPDIPLIGSKLTLALIEAKLQEHRIRPYTLEVTEGQRERIGVFDCEFIAVNHSIPDALAVAIRTPAGMAVATGDFKMDQLPLDGRLTDLHAFARLSEEGIDLLLSDSTNAEVPGFVPPERDISNVLRTVFANAQKRIIVASFASHVHRIQQILDAAHEYGRRVAFVGRSMVRNMGIARDLGYLKVPAGLVVDVKTLDDLPDDEVVLVCTGSQGEPMAALSRMANRDHQIRIVPGDTVILASSLIPGNENAVYRVINGLTRWGANVVHKGNAKVHVSGHASAGELLYFYNICKPKNLMPVHGEWRHLRANAELGALTGVPKDHIVIAEDGVVVDLVDGKARIVGKVQAGYVYVDGLSVGDVTETSLKDRRILGDEGIISVFIVVDSSSGKIVGGPHIQARGSGIDDAAFSAVVPKVEEALNKSAQDGVMEPHQLQQLVRRSVGKWVSDTYRRRPMILPVVVEV, from the coding sequence TTGAGTCATCCGCATCCTGAACTCGGTACCCCGCCGAAGCTCCCGAAGAACGGCCTGCGCGTCACGCCGCTCGGTGGTCTCGGTGAGATCGGCCGCAACATGACGGTCTTCGAGTACGGCGGCCGCCTGCTCATCGTCGACTGCGGCGTGCTCTTCCCCGAGGAGGAGCAGCCCGGGATCGACCTGATCCTTCCGGACTTCACCACCATCCGGGACCGTCTGGACGACGTCGAGGGCATCGTCCTCACGCACGGACACGAGGACCACATCGGTGGTGTCCCGTATCTGCTGCGCCTGAAGCCGGACATCCCGCTCATCGGCTCCAAGCTGACCCTCGCACTGATCGAGGCCAAGCTCCAGGAGCACCGGATCCGTCCGTACACCCTCGAAGTCACCGAGGGCCAGCGCGAGCGCATCGGCGTCTTCGACTGCGAGTTCATCGCGGTCAACCACTCGATCCCGGACGCTCTCGCGGTCGCCATCCGCACCCCTGCGGGCATGGCCGTCGCGACCGGTGACTTCAAGATGGACCAGCTCCCGCTGGACGGGCGTCTCACCGACCTCCACGCGTTCGCCCGGCTGAGCGAGGAGGGCATCGACCTGCTGCTCTCCGACTCGACGAACGCCGAGGTCCCCGGCTTCGTACCGCCCGAGCGGGACATCTCCAACGTCCTGCGCACGGTCTTCGCCAACGCCCAGAAGCGCATCATCGTGGCCAGCTTCGCCAGCCACGTGCACCGCATCCAGCAGATCCTGGACGCGGCCCACGAGTACGGCCGCCGGGTCGCCTTCGTGGGGCGCTCGATGGTCCGCAACATGGGCATCGCCCGTGACCTCGGCTACCTGAAGGTCCCCGCGGGCCTGGTCGTCGATGTGAAGACCCTGGACGATCTGCCGGACGACGAGGTCGTGCTCGTCTGCACGGGCTCGCAGGGCGAGCCGATGGCCGCCCTCTCCCGGATGGCCAACCGCGACCACCAGATCCGGATCGTTCCGGGCGACACGGTGATCCTGGCGTCGTCCCTGATCCCCGGCAACGAGAACGCGGTCTACCGCGTGATCAACGGCCTGACCCGCTGGGGCGCCAATGTCGTCCACAAGGGCAACGCCAAGGTCCATGTCTCGGGCCACGCCTCGGCCGGCGAGCTGCTGTACTTCTACAACATCTGCAAGCCGAAGAACCTGATGCCGGTCCACGGCGAATGGCGCCACCTGCGCGCCAACGCCGAACTGGGCGCCCTCACGGGTGTCCCCAAGGACCACATCGTCATCGCCGAGGACGGCGTGGTCGTCGACCTGGTCGACGGCAAGGCCAGGATCGTCGGCAAGGTTCAGGCGGGTTATGTCTATGTCGACGGCCTCTCGGTCGGCGATGTCACCGAGACCTCGCTCAAGGACCGCCGCATTCTCGGCGACGAAGGCATCATCTCGGTCTTCATCGTGGTCGACAGTTCCTCGGGCAAGATCGTGGGCGGCCCCCACATCCAGGCCCGGGGCTCCGGCATCGACGACGCCGCCTTCAGCGCCGTCGTTCCGAAGGTCGAGGAAGCCCTCAACAAGTCGGCCCAGGACGGCGTGATGGAGCCCCACCAGCTCCAGCAGCTCGTCCGCCGCTCGGTGGGCAAGTGGGTCTCCGACACCTACCGCCGGCGCCCGATGATCCTTCCGGTCGTCGTCGAGGTCTGA
- the thyX gene encoding FAD-dependent thymidylate synthase → MTDTPEPVKPHFRSDVTVDLVKHAAGDSDVLFAARVSTAGEQSLEEVTKDPERSKGLINFLMRDRHGSPFEHNSMTFFISAPIFVFREFMRHRVGWSYNEESGRYRELEPVFYVPGESRKLVQQGRPGKYEFVEGTQAQHELTGRVMEDSYRQAYEAYQEMLAAGVAREVARAVLPVGLFSTMYATCNARSLMHFLGLRTQHELAAVPSFPQREIEMVGEQMEAHWARLMPLTHAAFNKNGRVAP, encoded by the coding sequence GTGACCGACACCCCCGAACCCGTAAAGCCCCACTTCCGCAGCGATGTCACCGTTGACCTGGTGAAACATGCCGCAGGTGACTCCGACGTCCTGTTCGCCGCCCGTGTTTCCACGGCCGGGGAGCAGTCGCTGGAAGAGGTCACCAAGGACCCCGAACGGTCCAAGGGGCTCATCAACTTCCTGATGCGGGACCGGCACGGAAGTCCCTTCGAGCACAACTCGATGACCTTCTTCATCAGCGCCCCCATCTTCGTCTTCCGCGAGTTCATGCGGCACCGCGTGGGCTGGTCGTACAACGAGGAATCGGGCCGCTACAGGGAGCTGGAGCCGGTCTTCTACGTACCGGGGGAGTCCCGCAAGCTCGTCCAGCAGGGCCGCCCCGGCAAGTACGAGTTCGTCGAGGGCACCCAGGCACAGCACGAGCTCACCGGCCGTGTGATGGAGGACTCCTACCGCCAGGCGTACGAGGCGTACCAGGAGATGCTCGCGGCCGGAGTGGCCCGCGAGGTCGCCCGCGCGGTCCTGCCCGTCGGCCTGTTCTCGACGATGTACGCCACGTGCAACGCCCGCTCACTGATGCACTTCCTCGGTCTGCGCACCCAGCACGAGCTGGCGGCGGTCCCGTCCTTCCCGCAGCGCGAGATCGAGATGGTCGGCGAGCAGATGGAGGCCCACTGGGCGCGGCTCATGCCGCTCACTCATGCCGCCTTCAACAAAAACGGACGGGTCGCCCCGTAA
- the dapA gene encoding 4-hydroxy-tetrahydrodipicolinate synthase, which translates to MAPISTPQTPFGRVLTAMVTPFTADGALDLDGAQRLAAHLVDAGNDGLIVNGTTGESPTTSDAEKDQLVRAVLEAVGDRAHVVAGIGTNDTRHSVELARTAERTGAHGLLAVTPYYNKPPQEGLLRHFTAIADSTGLPVMLYDIPGRSGVPIDTETLVRLAEHPRIVANKDAKGDLGRASWAIAQSGLAWYSGDDMLNLPLLSVGAVGFVSVVGHVVTPDLRALIEAHLGGDVHKATEIHQKLLPVFTGMFRTQGVITTKAALTLQGLPAGPLRLPLVELTAQETAQLKIDLAAGGVEL; encoded by the coding sequence ATGGCTCCGATCTCCACTCCGCAGACCCCCTTCGGGCGGGTCCTCACCGCTATGGTCACGCCCTTCACGGCGGACGGCGCACTCGACCTCGACGGCGCCCAGCGGCTCGCCGCCCATCTGGTGGACGCAGGCAATGACGGCCTGATCGTCAACGGCACCACCGGCGAGTCCCCGACCACCAGCGACGCGGAGAAAGACCAGCTCGTACGGGCGGTACTCGAAGCGGTAGGAGACCGGGCCCACGTCGTCGCCGGCATCGGCACCAACGACACCCGCCACAGCGTCGAGCTGGCCCGCACCGCCGAGCGCACCGGCGCCCACGGCCTCCTCGCCGTCACGCCGTACTACAACAAGCCCCCGCAGGAAGGCCTCCTGCGGCACTTCACCGCCATCGCGGACTCCACCGGACTCCCCGTGATGCTGTACGACATTCCCGGCCGCAGCGGCGTGCCGATCGACACGGAGACGCTGGTCCGGCTCGCCGAGCACCCGCGTATCGTCGCCAACAAGGACGCCAAGGGGGACCTGGGCCGCGCCAGCTGGGCCATCGCGCAGTCCGGCCTCGCCTGGTACTCCGGCGACGACATGCTGAACCTGCCGCTCCTCTCGGTCGGCGCCGTCGGCTTCGTCTCCGTCGTGGGCCATGTGGTGACCCCCGATCTGAGGGCGCTCATCGAGGCGCATCTCGGCGGCGACGTCCACAAGGCCACGGAGATCCACCAGAAGCTGCTCCCGGTCTTCACCGGCATGTTCCGCACCCAGGGCGTGATCACGACGAAGGCCGCGCTGACCCTCCAGGGCCTCCCGGCCGGTCCGCTGCGCCTGCCCCTGGTGGAACTCACCGCACAGGAGACGGCGCAGCTCAAGATCGATCTGGCCGCCGGTGGGGTAGAGCTGTAA